CCAAAGCGACAAGGCGGCTAGGCAGACCGCGAAACGCCATCGCACTCGTGCGCCACTAGCGGCCATCGGCAAGCTTGCCCAGGGTGCTCACTTCGTCATACAACTGGCGCAGCTTGGGCCAATCGTGATCGGCCTCGGCCTCAATCGCCTGTCGCAAGGCGGGCAGGCGCGTCTCAAACTTCACCTCGGCGCGCTCCACCAGCCAAGACTCGGCCAGCGGCTGTCGCTCTCCGTGAACCCACAACAGTCCTCGCAGCACGCGCAGCATATTGGCCGCCGCTTGCTGCTGCAGCAGATCGATCGCGGCTGGTCTCCCCCCCGAGCCCAATATCCCTTGGTGGATGCCCGCCAAGGCGCCCTTGAGTTCCCGCTCGCACTCGAGCCGCAAATGCGCGTCGTCGAAATCAAGCGCGTTAAAGTAATCGCCCCCCCACAACATCAGCCGCGTCTGCTGAATCTCGAGCAGTTCCAGCGGAAAGCTGTCGAGCGACGCGCAGATATAGTCGGGCGTCATTGGCAGAGGCGTCGAGATGCACCAGGGTCCAAACTCCTCGCCGGCGGGCGCCAGCCGCCGAAGAATCTCCAAATCCATTTCCGATAGGACGATCACCGATTGCAGCCGATGGCGTCCCCCCGGCCGCGCCCCTTCGGCCACGCTGCCAAAAACTGTCACCCCCAGCAGTTTGCCCGCCCCGACTGCCGCCACATGCTCCACATAGCGCAGCGCCGGCCGGCGAATGATCTCGGGCAGTTTCTCGAAGTTGGGCGTCTGTAGCATCGGCGCGCAAGCTCAATCGATCGCCAGGGAAGCGTCAGCGGCACAGACGCTACTGTACGGCCCGCGCGTCGATAAGCAAGCGCCGGGGGTGACCAGATCGCGCGACCTCGCGGCGACCGTCGCCGCGTCAGTCGACCCCCAGCATCACGCTCGACGCTTTGATGACGGCAAACACCTCCTTGCCCGGCGCAATGCCCAGCTTGTCCGCCGATGTCTTGGTGATGATCGACGTCAGCTCAGTTCCACCGGGCAATGTCAGCGTCACCTCGGTGTTGACCGCTCCGTGCTGCACATTTTTGACTTTTCCACGGATCACATTGCGTGCGCTAAGTTGCATCGGTCGTGCTCCTCAATACCTTGTAACTGGTGCGAGAAACATTCCACGCGAGCCTTGAGCATAACGCAACTGGCGCCCGCGCGGCCAATCGTTACCCCACGGTCTCCAAGTCGCCCGTGCGCGCGGCGTCGTAGCCGGGCAACTCTCCCAGCCGCCGCCGATAGTCGCGGCCGCGCAGCGCCGCGGCCAGCGCCACAATGCGCGGATCGTCCGTCATGTGGCTGGCCACGCACAGGTCGTAAGACTCCTCGCGAACGGGAAGAAAATCGAGGCGCGCCTCCTCGCTCACCAGTCGCAGGCATACACCCACGTCGGCCCAACCGCATCGCACCGCCTCTGCCACACCGCGATGATCGTACGCGATGCGCTCCGGCGCACGTCGCCCCTCCAATAACTCGTCGAGACATTGCCGGGCGCCAGACCCCGCTTCTCGACCTACCCACGATAGCCGCCTTGCCCGCACGGCCGACTGGATGCTGTTCACTCCCGCCGTTGGCGTGATGGTCAAGCCGGCTTGCCACCGCGCGACCCGCAGCAACTGGTAACCACTGCCCAGTTGCGCTCGCACCACTTGCGCGTTGCCATGTGCCCGACCAGCCGCCGCCAGGTGAACGCCCGCCGCGTGGACCACCCCTTGCCCTAACAGATCGAGCGCTGCCTGACTCGAGCGTGGCACGACAATCATTCGCACTCCCGCGCGTCGAGCCAATGCAGCGGCCAATAGCCCAGCCGCCGGATCGCACCCAGCCACGACCAGGGTGTCGCCGGCCTGCGCCAACGACTTGCCGCCAGCGGCGCCCTTCTCCTGTGCTAGTCCGTCGTGCGCCGGGCTGCCCAGACTGCTCGATTCGGCCGGATATAGCCGCGTGACTCCGCCACACTCGGCGGCCCAATATCGCGCGGGCGAGCGCGCGGGCGCCCATGCCCAGTCGATGCCGCGCTCGCGACCACCAGCGAACAGTTCTTCCACGCTGCATTCGAATACTTTGGCCAATGCCAACGCAGCGGCGACCGATGGCGTTAATCGCTCTCCTTCAATGGCGCTAATGGCAGTTCGCGATAGCCCTGATCGCTCGGCGAGTTCCGCCTGCGACCAGCCGCGAGTCTCACGGCGACTGCGAACGCTGTTTTTCAGTTCATAGGGTGTTGACATGATCGTGACATTATATGCTACTATCCTGTCGTTTGCAAAACACGATCGCTCACGGCATTCCTCACCATGCGCCGCGCATTTACCTTGGTCGAACTGCTGGTCGTGATCGCGATTATCGGCGTACTAGTCGCCCTCTTGCTGCCGGCGGTCCAGGCTGCTCGCGAGGCTGCTCGCCGCGCCGAATGCCGAAATCATCTCAAACAAATCGGACTGGCGCTGCATGCCTATCACACCGCCGTCCGCGCGTTTCCGCCGGGCAGATTGCGCCACCCAGTCGCCGGACAAGGCCGCTGCTTTTCCGCTTATGCGCATCTGTTGCCGTATTTGGAGCAGGACGCTCTCTATCGCACGATCAACTTCAATGCCAATCCCGACTCGCCGCCCCAACCTGCCATCGAGCAGATGCTGCCCTTATTGCTCTGCCCCAGCGATTTGAATCAAAAGGTGCAGGCGTCGAGCGCGGTCCACAATTATCCGCTGAACACCGGAACCACGCTCCCTGTCTCGCCGCGCAATCCCGGCGGCAAGCAAATCACCGGTATCTTCTTCGAAAACTCGGCGGTTCGCGCCGCCGACATCCGCGATGGCTTGAGTCAAACCGTTTGCATCGCCGAAACAGTGGTTTCTGTCCCCGGCGAGGGAGAAAGCTCGCCCGGTATCTGGAGCGGTGGACCCACCAATGGCTTTGTCTTGACCCAAGGCAATGACAATAGCGCGAACGGTCCAGAGTTAACAGACTATCTGGCCCAGTGTCTGCCCGGCGGGCGCCTGCAACAGACGCGTGGCAGTCGCTGGCTCTACGGCGCTCCCGGCCATTCGATGTACAACCATCTGCGAACGCCGAACGATCCGCGGATCGATTGCCGTGGCGGCCTGCCGCATAGCACGCGCGACAACTACTGGTGGGATCGGTTGTCTCACAATGTCGCGGCGCGCAGCCGCCACCCCGGTGGAGTCCATGTTCTCTTTTGCGATGGCCACGTGGGCTTTGTTGTCGATTCCATTCAACTCGCCGCCTGGCAAGCGATGGGAAGCCGCAATCTGGGCGAAGCGGAATCAACCGCGAGCGAATAGCCAAAGTGCAAAGTGGCGCTTCTGTCGGCGATCCATGAGGCGCAATTCGCGCTTGTCAAATCATCGAGGGGCGGCCGAATCACCTTCAATTTGTGCCTCGCCACCGGACGACACGATCCGCGGCGCGGTATTGGCCAAGAGAGAGGTATTGATCAGTCGGGTATGCGAGTAGCCTTCGCTACGCAATTGGCTGGCGCCGTTGTCCCCCGAAACGCAGCCATCCAGCAGCACCCGAGACGCGTTGGCCACCGTGAATCCGCTACGGCCATTGCCACGAGACGTTACGTTGCTCAGCCGGCACATCGACACACCATCGTGCGCGTTGACGCCGTCGAGTTGATATCCCTGCACGACCAGATTCGACACCACCACATCATGCACGTGGTACAGCCCAACTCCCACTGCCAACGCGGCGATCGACAGCGGATAGTCTTCAATCAGCTTGCCTTGCTCGACACGAAACCAGATGTAACCATCGACGAGCGACCACTCCAAAGGCTCCAGCCGCGGCGCGCCATTTTGACGTTCCAGTGGTGGATGAAAGCGGGCCGGCCGCTCTCCCAAATAGAGCATGGCGCTGGCTTGCCGCGGCGGTCGAAAGCGATAGATATCGCCGCGAAACACGCTCCAGGCCTCTGCCGGAACCAAGGTCCGACCATCGAGCATCGCGCCATTGCCTTCGACGACGAACGGAAAATCGGGCAACCCGCTGTGACGCCCGCCAACTAGGGTGAAGCTCTCACGGTACGCCATGCCCGTATTCGCAATGACAATCCGATCGGCGGTGCCGCAAACCCGCAGCGCCTTGGCGATGGTGCGCACCGGCCCGTCTCCAGACGCGGGCAAGCGCAGTCGCCCGCTGAACTGGTCGTCGCCCAGACGATTATCGACATACCAATCGCGCGCATGAAGCTGCGCGACCGAGCAACATAGCATCACGAAAAACACGAGCGAGCGCATTTGTCGACCTCGATATCCATAGCCTGGCGCGTACCTGAAACTATACTCCCTCCCCCTAGAACACGCCGGCAGTCAGAAAAAAACGTGACTTTTACGCTCACATGTTACAATCGTCACCGTATTGCCCCCACCAGCGGAGGCGCACCCATGTCGCGCACGGTATATCGGGCTTGCACGCTTTGCGAGGCCGCCTGCGGGCTGGCCTTTGAAGTCGTCGACAATCGGATCGTGGCGGTCCGAGGCGATGAGGACGATCCCCTGTCGCGGGGCTACGTTTGCCCCAAGGGAGTCGCGATCGGCGCCATCCACAACGATCCCGATCGCCTCCGTGTGCCAATGCGCCGCACTGTCAGCGGCGCATTTGAACCTATTTCGTGGGACGACGCCTTTTCCATCACGGCCGACCGACTGCGCGCGATTCGCAGCCAATACGGCGCCGATGCGGTCGCCCTCTATATGGGAAACCCTATCGTCCACAGCCACGGCATTCTGCTGATTCGCTCTGGGTTGGTGAAGGCGCTTGGCACGCGCAATAACATGAGCGCCAGCTCGCAAGACACCGCGCCCCGCTTCGCCGCGTCGTACTACGTCTATGGCAACTCGCTGGCGCTGCCAGTGCCCGATATCGATCGCACCCAGTATTTTTTGTGCATTGGCGCCAATCCACGTGTGTCGAACGGCAGCGTGTTCACTGCGCCCGATGTTCGCTCGCGCCTCAAGAAGCTGCGCGAGCGCGGCGGCCGACTTGTGGTGATCGACCCGCGCCGCACGGAAACCGCCCGTGACGCCGACGAGCATATTTCGATACGCCCCGGCGGCGACGCGGCGCTACTCCTGGCAATGACTCAAACGTTGGTGGAAGAAAACTTGATTGACCGCCAGGCGATCAACCAATTGTCCATTGGCTGGCAGCAAGTCGAGTCGCGGCTCGGAGCCTTCACCCCGGAGCGCGTGGCGCCGCACATTGGCGTCGCTGCCGAAATCATTCGCCGACTGGCCCGCGAATTCGCAGCAGCGCCGAGTTCGGTCTGCTATACCCGCATGGGCGTTTGCGTCAGTCCCCATTCCACGCTGGCGACCTTTGCCACTGATTTACTTAATCTGGCGGCGGGCCGACTCGGGGCGATTGGCGGCTGGATGTTCAACATCCCCGCTTTCGATATTGCTCCCGCGCTCAAGCTCAATGGCGATGGCCACGCGCGTTGGAAAAGTCGCGTCCGTGGATTGCCCGAGACACTGGGCGAAGTCCCCACCTCCGTCTTGGCCGAGGAGATCGAAACTCCCGGCGTCGGTCAGGTTCGCGGTGTGGTCACGGTGGCCGGCAATCCGGTGCTGTCGAGCCCCAACGGACCTCGCATGGCGCGAGCGCTCGGCAAATTGGACTTCATGGTTTCGGTCGATCTCTACATCAACGAAACCACACGCCACGCCGACATCATCTTGCCGTCCGCCTGGGGCATGGTGGAAGATCACATCGACCTGATTTCTGGCTCGGTTGCCGTGCGCAACGTGGCACGCATCTCGCCGCCAGTTCTCGAACAGTCCCCGGGCGAACTCACCGATTGGGAAATTCTGCTCGAGTTATGCTACCGCCTCGGCGGGGGGCCAACTGGCATGCCGCTTCTCGACGCTGCTTATCGCGCCGCGCGACGCGTGGGCTTGCGTTGGCGTCCCGAGCAGATGGCCGATCTGTTGTTGCGACTCGGTCCGCACGGTGATCGATATCTCCCGTGGTCGAAAGGGTTGAACCTCAAAAAGTTGCGTCGCGCCGAGCATGGCCTCGACTTCGGGCCGCTTGAGCCTGGCCTTGCTCACCGCGTCACGCACAAAGACGGCAAGGCGCACCTCGACGCCGCGCCATTGTTGGCCGCGATGGACGGCCTTGCTCGCGAACTCGCAGACGCGCCGCCATCCGCCGATGAGTTGCTTTTGATTGGCCGTCGCGATCTGCGCAGCAACAACTCGTGGATGCACAATGTGCCGGAACTTGTCGCCGGCCGCGAACGCTGTGTGCTCTATGTCCACCCCGACGATGCCGCCCGTGCCAACGTGCGGGATGACGATCTGGCCGTGCTGGAGAGTCGCACGCACCGCGGCCATGTCACTGTGAAGCTAACCGACGAAATGCGCCCCGGCGTCGTCAGCCTGCCTCATGGTTGGGGACACGCCCCGGCGGCCGAATGGCAAAAGACGGCTGGTCAGCACGCGGGCGTATCCGCAAACGACTGGACCGACGATCAGCGCGTTGAGTCGGTGGTGGGGCAATCGATTCTCAACGCCGTGCCTGTGCGGCTCCGCGCCGCCGCGCGTGCCGCCAGCGACGAAGGCCAATCCGCCGCTGATCCGTTGGTGGCGACCACCTGATGCCGCGCGCGCCTCGCCAACTCACGCGCTGCCCTTGGGCGCGTACCGACAACAGCGTCCTCTATCACGACAGCGAGTGGGGCTTGCCGCTCTACGACGAGCGGCGCCTGTTCGAGTTTCTCATCCTCGAAGGCGCGCAGGCCGGGCTCAGTTGGGAGACGATCCTCGCCAAGCGCGAGAACTATCGCCGCGCGTTCGATCAGTTCGATCCGCGGCGCATTGCCCGTTACAATCAGCGCAAAATCAACTCGCTCTTGGCGGATGTCGGCATTGTCCGCAACCGGCTCAAGATCGCCGCCGCCATTGGCAACGCGCAAGCGTATTTGCGATTGCGCGAAGAAGGTCGCACATTGAGCGACTACTTGTGGCAATTTGTGGGCGGTCAGCCGCGGAGCAATCATTGGCGAACCATTCGCGAAGTCCCTGCCCAGACTTGCGAATCGGACGCGATGAGCAAGGAGCTAAAGCGGCGAGGGTTTCGCTTCGTCGGCAGCACGATTTGCTATGCGCTGATGCAGGCCACCGGTATGGTGAACGATCATCTCGTCGACTGCTTTCGTCACGCCGAAGTCGGCAGGCGCAAAATGCCGCCGCGCGGCTAACGCACCAGCGGTTGCTCCAAGGGCACGATCCGCCGCGCTGTGAGATTCTGCCGATCATGTTCCGGCATAAAGCCGATATTGCCGCTGATGCCAACTTCTTTGCCCAGATAGTGCCGCAGATTCACGCCCGGCGCCGGAGTCACAAAGCAGCGGATCTGTCCTGTAGTGTCGGTGAGCGCATACCCCGGCATACCGGCCGGCGGCGATTCGATCCGCGCCAACCGTCCCACTCCATCAAAATCGTCGCGCGTTTCGCCCAGCAACGTCCCAGCGTCCATCGCGCGCGCGCGGCCACGATCGTTGGGCGGCGCTACGGCGATCGAATCCATCCGGCGTTTGATCTCGGCGAATTTCTCGATCTTGTTGATCAATAGCCGTGCGCGCCCGCGTTCCAAGCCCGATGCGCCGCTCGCCAACAGCGCATTGGCGCGGGCGAGCGATTCGTCGAATCTCCACACGCTTGGATCTGCGACCAACATTGCCGACAAATCGAGTTCGATTGCCGCCAATTCGCGTTCGCGTTGGTCGTCACTTGAGGCGCCGATGACCTCACTCGCTGCTTCGGGCGGGGTCGTCGTCGCTGTGTCCGCTAAATTGGGAGCGACATTGGTGTCCGCTGGACTTTGCGGCGGCCTACGGCTGCGCGCTCGCCAGTCACCGCCGTCACCCTTGGCGGCGGCGCTGTCTTGAACGGTTGCGGGTATGCGCTCCGCCTCTTCATTGAACTGAGGTTGCCCAATCGTCGCCACGCGCCCCGGAATAGTCTCTTCCAGATCGCGCGCCACGAATTGCCCATGCACCCAGCGGAACTCCCCCGCCGGCGGCGCCACCTTGTACCAACCCGGCGCGTTGGGGATTGATCGCGCCGGCTCGTCATCGATCAGTTCGACCTCGTCGCCAAGCCCCAGACGCAATTGAATCACGTCGCGCACGTCGGAGAACTGACTGCCGACGCGCACGATCACGCGATCGCCCAACACCCGCGCCAAGCCGCTGTCGTCGGGCTCCAAAAACTCTTCCGAAATCCAACAAAAGCTCTTTTCGGGCGGCCGAATGGCGAACCATCCTCCCGGATCGTGGCGGTACACCTCGATCCGCGCGCCGCGCTCGAGTTTCTGCGTGGGATAGAAATTCTTGCCCGGTCCGCTGCGCACAAACACCTCATCGGCATTGATGTACGCCACGTATGGCATGCCGTCGTCCGCGCGCGCTCTATCCGCCCCCGCGCAACTCAACAACGCGGCGATGAGGATCAAGAGCGTGTTTCTGACGCTTTCCCTGCGATGCAGCACGTGCGACTCCGCAACGATGCAAACCCTTGGCCATGCGGCAAGAGCCCAAGCTGCGAGCTTCTAACGTATCCGCGCATGGAGAGACAAGATCAATTCGCCGATAAACGACGGAGCGTGTGGCGGCGGGGCAATACAGACAAAGGAGGCTAGCGCCGCCATCGGCTGATTGAGGCGGCTACACGGCGCTGGCCGCTGTTTGTGGGCCCAATATCTGCTCCATCATCCAGCGATCCATATCGGGCAGCATATGGCTGCAAATCTCGTCGCCGCCCGGATAAACTCGCAACGAGACAGTCATGCCGGCGGTGTGGAGCAACCGCAAATCCTGGCAAACCTGATCTTGCGCGTAACGGGGCGCCTCCTGACCGCACGCCAGAAAAATTGGCACGCGGCGGGCGCGATCTAATCGACTCAGCGGATTGCCCCCCTGCGGAAACGATCCGCACAAGCTCAAGACTCCGGCAAAGCGCTCCGGAAACCGCATCGCCAAGCGCAGCGCGGCGGTGCCGCCGGTCCCGAATCCGCCAATGAAGATGCGTCGCTTGGAGATGTTGGCTCGGCTCCGCGCTAGCATGATGCCTTGCCATACCCGTTGTTCCAAGCTCGCCTCGGCGCCAGCGCTAGTGGGCCACGACCATCCCTGCCGGTTCAGGGGCTCAGTGGTCACGCCGCGCGGCGCCACGGCCACGTAGTTGCGCATGCTCACCAGCGGCATAATTCGCTTGAGTTGCTGCTCGCTCTCGCCCGGGCCGTGCAGCCAAACCAATAGCGGGTAGGCGTAGTTAGGCTCGTAGTGCAGCGGCATGAAAAGCGCCGCCGGCGTCTCACGATCGGTGCTGAACTTCGCCGAACCCACCTCGCCGGCATGGGGCGCGGCCGAGGTATCTACCCAATCGGTCGATGACAAAAGCTGCGGCAATCGATTCACGGTGTATTGATCTCCTGGCGCCTACGGCGTTGCGAGAAAGGTCGAACGATGAGCGCCACGAGTTTTCGCGGCGTCCCCAGCGCAAGTTCCGCCGGGGAGCTCAGACAAGATTCTGATCTCATGCGATTCGACAATCACGCGAGGGTGTTTCCCACTTCCTGCAAAACTTGTTGCAACAGCAGGTTCCACCTCGCCGTCATCGATGCTCGAATCCATGCGTTGCCTGCCATGCGCGGCAACGCCCAATTTGACTCAATCGGTGATTCTTCGGTTTCAATCATATGGCGGCAGTCGGGCCGGACTTTATTCGAGAGCCAAAGTCGAAGTCAACGTCAGAAACCGACGATCGCGCCAATCAAGGCGCGTGAGAAGCTGGGCGAGCTACGCTAACACGCTAGGTTACCAGTTCCGCCATCTTGGCAACCAACGACTTGACCGCGTCCACGCTCTTCTGAAACGCGGCTTGCTCGCTGTCGGTGAGTTTCAATTCCACGATCTTTTCGACGCCCCCGGTTCCCAGCACCACCGGCACGCCCACATAGTAGCCGCCCACTCCATACTCCTTGTCGCAGTAGGCGGCGCACGGAATCAACCGCTTCTTGTCGCGCACAATCGCTTCCACCATCTGCGTGGTCGCCGCCGCCGGAGCGTAATACGCGCTGCCGGTCTTCAGCAGCCCGACAATCTCGGCCCCCCCGTCGCGCGTCCGCTGCACAATTTCCGCCAACCGCTCCGGCTTGATCAACTGCGTCACCGGAATGCCGCCCACCGAGGTGCAACTGGGGATCGGCACCATCGTATCGCCGTGACCACCCATGAGTAGCGCCGAAATATCTTCGACGCTGACCCCTAGTTCCATCGCCAAGAAGGTGCGATAGCGCGCTGTATCGAGCACGCCCGCCTGGCCAAGCACGCGCTGCGGCGGAAAACCACTCACCTGCAGCGCCCGCTGCACCATCGCGTCCAGCGGATTGCTGACCACGATAATCACTGCCTTGGGACTGGACTTCTTAATCTCGCTCGCCACCGAGCCCATGATCTTGGCGTTAGTCGCCAATAGGTCGTCCCGGCTCATGCCCGGCTTGCGCGGGATGCCGGCCGTGATCACCACCACATCGCTGTCGGCCGTCGGCTCGTAACTGGTGGCGCCAGTCACCCGCGAATCGAAGCCCATGATCGGCGACGCCTGCATCAAATCGAGCGCCTTGCCGGCGGGCATGTTCTCTGTCTGGGGAATGTCGACCAGCACAATGTCGCCCAGTTCCGCGGCAGCGCACCAGTGGGCCGTGGTCGCGCCGACGTTGCCAGCGCCTACAATCGTGATCTTCGCTCGCCGCATAGTTGGCTGGTCCTCTCAATCGCTGCTTGCACGGTCGTCTCGGGCTATGACGACGACTTTGGCAGCTATAGGGGTAAAGAGCTAAATATCGGCGCCTCAGCCCTGTCGTCAAGTGCCGCAAGGCTGCGATCAGACCATTGATGGCCTGTGCGCATAAGGGTTTACGCTGGCAAATGCAGGGATTCATTCCAGGCCAGCATTGCGGTCATGTCAGGCCGCTCCCGGCACGCAAGCGCTTGCCACTCCCCCGGTTTGTGCAGTTTGTGCCGAAAGTGACCAGCTCACTCGGCCGATTGCGCCTGCGTCCGCCGACCGATTGCTTGCCCCTAATCCCATGCGCCGATACCGTAAACTTTGTGCCCCTTTTTATTTAGTTCGTTCGCAAGCAAATCGAATATCGCGCGGCAGTCGGCTGCGCCTCAAAGGCTTGCGAAACCTCTACGGTACAAGCCCATGGGTTTCACGCTGGCGCGGTTGGCGATTGGGGCGGGCCTGATGCTCGCCTGTTGCCGAACCACCGTTGCTGGCGAGCCGTTTCAAGCCTTTGTCGATGGGCTACGCCGCCGCCAACTGTACGACATGGCCATGGCTTATCTCGATCAGTCGAGAACCAATCCGCGGGTCAGCGAAGCGGACAAAACTCGCATACCGTTTGAAGAAGGACGTGTGCTGCTCGACGAGGCGGGCAACCTCCGCGACTCCGCGGCCCGTAGCCGCAAACTCGACGAAGCACAACAGCGCTTAGACGCGTTTATTGCCGCGCGGGGCGATGACCCATTGGCCAGCGAAGCGCGACTGCAATTGGGCAATGTCTATATCGAACGCGCCCGCAGCGAGATCGCCGCAGCCAACCGTCCGTCGCAGGTCGCCAAACGCGCCGAATCGATGAAGCGCGCTGGCGACTGGCTACTCAAAGCCCAGCGAGTCCTTGGCGAGGCGGAAGGAAAGTTTGGCGCCGAGTTCAACAAGTTCCCCAAGGCGATCGATCCGGCCGATCGCCCGCAGATTGATGCTCGCGATCGCGCGCGCGTCAATTTGATCCAAGCGCAGATGTTTGCCGCCACCGTACTGGCCGAGCAAGCCAAGACGCAAGACTCCAAATCCGAGGCTGGCCGCAAACTGCTGGAACAGGCCGCTCTCAAGTACGGCGAGATTCACAAGAAATTCAACCAATATCTGGTCGCGCTCTACGCGCGACTGTATCAAGGCCAAGCGCTGCTCGAACTGGGAAAGCAAGCCGAAGCGCTGGCCTGTCTGGAAGAAGTGCTCCAGCAGGCGGCCACCTCGCCCGAACTGCGTCCGCTGGCAGACAAGACGCTGCCCATTGCGCTCGCCGCTTGGCTTGGCGACAAAGACCACCAGTTCGACAAGGCGATTGAAGCAAGTCAGAGATGGCTGCAGCAAGCCAGTCGCGCCGAGCAACACACCAGTGACGGGCTGGCAATCGCCTGGTATGCGGCCGACGCTCGTCGGCGCCGCGCTGCCGCGCAAAAGAAGAACAAAGACTATGCGCGCGCCAGCGACGACGACTTGAAAGAGGCCGCTCGGCTTGCCGCCGACGTTGCCCGTTATCCCGGCGAGCACCAAGACGCGGCGCGACAGTTATTGACACAACTGCGCAAAGTGGCGGCCCCTGAATCGCCAACCACGTTTGCGGATGCCCTCAACGAAGGCAGAGCGGCGCTCGACGAAGCCGGCTCGCTCGAACAACAAATTCACGAGGCGCAATCGGGTGATGCCGACGCCACCAAGCTAAGCGAGCTCCGCCGCTCGTTCGCCAGCGCCGTCCAACGCGCCGAAAGCAACTTGCGCCGCGCGCTGGAACTGCGCGACGCCGACACCCAACCAGACGGCATGGCCGAAGCCCAATATTTGCTTGCCTATAGTCTTTTTTTGGCGGAACGCCATTACGACGCTGCCGTAGCTGCGGAGTTCGTCGCGCGGCATCGCACCGACTCGTCCTTGGCTCGCTC
This DNA window, taken from Pirellulales bacterium, encodes the following:
- the mdh gene encoding malate dehydrogenase, which translates into the protein MRRAKITIVGAGNVGATTAHWCAAAELGDIVLVDIPQTENMPAGKALDLMQASPIMGFDSRVTGATSYEPTADSDVVVITAGIPRKPGMSRDDLLATNAKIMGSVASEIKKSSPKAVIIVVSNPLDAMVQRALQVSGFPPQRVLGQAGVLDTARYRTFLAMELGVSVEDISALLMGGHGDTMVPIPSCTSVGGIPVTQLIKPERLAEIVQRTRDGGAEIVGLLKTGSAYYAPAAATTQMVEAIVRDKKRLIPCAAYCDKEYGVGGYYVGVPVVLGTGGVEKIVELKLTDSEQAAFQKSVDAVKSLVAKMAELVT